A region from the Clavibacter sp. A6099 genome encodes:
- a CDS encoding HdeD family acid-resistance protein: MEREAAVSEDELTFRAAYWPVLLLRALPALALAAFITFSTDHSPSLGLVAFGVFAILSGLITAGLGARTLRGPAARLRTSAVAQGAITVVAGIAALLARDGGVLVLLYAVSVWAVVTGFLELVAGLRSRGRVPGATDAITAGALTVVLAVAFLLVPPDLVVQYGGVEQREGQLTAPVVAVGLLGAYAAIVGVFLVIAALSMKWGTSTPTATSAADAPRTTESAS, from the coding sequence ATGGAGAGAGAGGCTGCCGTGTCCGAGGACGAGCTGACGTTCCGGGCGGCGTACTGGCCCGTGCTCCTCCTGCGCGCACTGCCCGCCCTAGCGCTCGCCGCGTTCATCACCTTCTCGACCGACCACTCGCCGTCACTCGGCCTCGTGGCGTTCGGCGTCTTCGCGATCCTCTCCGGCCTGATCACCGCGGGCCTCGGCGCCCGGACCCTCCGCGGTCCCGCCGCGCGCCTCCGCACGAGCGCCGTCGCCCAGGGTGCGATCACCGTGGTGGCGGGCATCGCCGCCCTCCTGGCCCGCGACGGGGGCGTCCTCGTCCTCCTCTACGCCGTCAGCGTCTGGGCCGTCGTCACCGGGTTCCTGGAGCTCGTCGCCGGCCTGCGCTCGCGCGGCCGCGTGCCGGGCGCCACCGACGCGATCACCGCCGGTGCGCTCACCGTCGTGCTCGCCGTCGCCTTCCTCCTGGTGCCGCCTGACCTCGTGGTCCAGTACGGCGGGGTCGAGCAGCGCGAGGGGCAGCTCACCGCGCCCGTCGTGGCCGTCGGCCTCCTGGGCGCCTACGCGGCGATCGTCGGGGTCTTCCTGGTCATCGCCGCCCTGAGCATGAAATGGGGCACCTCCACACCCACCGCGACCTCCGCGGCGGACGCCCCCCGGACCACCGAGAGCGCGAGCTGA